From Dermacentor albipictus isolate Rhodes 1998 colony chromosome 8, USDA_Dalb.pri_finalv2, whole genome shotgun sequence:
TTTTGCCAGTTTGTCCTTCATAACAAGCGGAACCCACTGCTTGCAGGCTTCGAGTATGCCGGTCTGGAGAGCACGCATGTGGGTTGGGATTACGTAGCACTTCAGTCAAACTGATAATTTGCATAAGTCAATATTGTTGTAACAAAGGCTTGCAGTACGAGTGTGGGTGATCAGGGAATAAGTAATCTCTGTACTGCAGCCACGTAAAAGCTGTGTCGGCAGGTTACATTATAGATCGTAATGGTCAGAATGAAAGCTTGTCTCAAGCATCGTACGATTTGCCTTTTATCAATGTTGACAGGCTTTGCAGTATTACCTGTAAAGGTGAAGTTCGTTTTCTCATCAATGCATCTGTGGTTTGTGGCAAGTGATGGTTTGGATTAACTTAAGGGAGTTAATTCGGCTCCATTTCACTTTACTTCAGCAGTTGACGAGGCTGCTACTTATTGTGGGTCAGTTGCATTCCTCTCTTCATTCACCAACTGGAAAATCACATAAAAAAAACGACGTCTATGTTAACCGTTCTTGTAGCAGCAGCACCACGGTGCCCTGAACATTGGTTTACTTTTCTGTGCTGTAACCGATTGAAATTTGTAGGCACATTGGCATTACTCGAACCACTAGTTAGTGACTTCACTGTGTTGGGCCCTTGCCGTTTAGCTTGTTGGGTAAATTTCTAGAAGTAAATTCGGTTGCGAATCAACCTAATACCCACAAGTCCAACATAATGCCTTCAACTTTGTctccgtttcatttttttttcttatgatcCTTACCTCCTTTCTGGCTATCCTGTGCTAAAATGCCACATACCACCTTGCCCAACAGCCTATCCTTATAATGTAGATAAATGTATCATTATTCACTGCTGTGCTGGTTAGTTCATACTTGGTTATTGTTTAAAAGACTTTGAAAAATGTGAAGATATGACAGAACAGGTAAGAACAGCAGAGAGCATAATTACTTGATGTTATGTTGGAGCAAACATGCATTTCGACAATTTCATTTCCATTGCTACCTGGTTTGATTTTGGTGCACTAATGTGTTTGCACATGGCGAAACCTTTCCTGAAAAATTGAACCATTCCCTTAAGTAAACTTAGTTTCAAATGACGCTCGTCTCTGTCCTGTTATTTCTTTACACCTTTTCATCCCTTTTGCACCATAACCGTGTAGATTAAACCTAGGGTCATCCTTTCTTTGAAGTGTTATAGTTCAGTCGAATCAAGCAAGGACTTAATTCTTTTCCTTGTTCTTCCATTCATGCTTCAGAAATCCGCACGAAACTCAATGATGTCGAAAAAACGCTCCGGGATACGAGCAGCAAGTTTGACCTGCAGCTCATCTCCAACCCGAATGTTCTCGACGTGACGTCCATCAGAGACACTTTCGAGGAAGCCAACAAGTACGTCGCATACTACGGCTATGTCACCCTAGCCATCGCCTGCGTGCTCGCGTTCGTGCTCGCCTGCTACGTGCTTGGCCTCACTTGGGGCGGCTGCGGCTCCCGCGAGGGCTCCTGCAACCGCAAGACCGGCGGGAGCTGTCTGACGACCGGCGCCGTCCTGTTCCTGCTGGCATTCTTCGTGCCGATGGTGCTGTCGACGCTGATCCTGGCCCTGGGAATCATGGGGCAGCGAGGCGTCTGCGACATCGCCCGGGACCCAGGCAGCGAGCAGTCGAGGTCGCTCATCGGCCAGGTCGCCCAGGCGGCCAGCAAGGAGGTGGCGCAGATCAACGCCACGACCATCGAGGAGATCATCGTGCGCTTCAGCGAGTGCCGCAACAAGTCGTACAGCCTGTTTCAGCTGCTCGGCAAGGAGCTGGTGATGAATATCACCCGCCAGGCAGCTGGCGACCAGGCTGGGAAGGGTTCGGTCGATTGGCTCTGGGGGGAAGGTGATGTGGCGCAAATCGACATCGACCAGGGCATAAAGGACTTTGAGAAGACAATCAATGACATCAACGTTGACAACATTGTGCCAAAGGAGGTTGATGACAGGATCGAGCAGTTGAGGAGCTTCAACATTAACAGACGGGACCTTTCAGATTTGAAGACCAAGGTATTGTTTGAAGCTTTGCGAAATGTTACAAATTCAGTACACGGCTGCGACAGCCGGTCTTACTGTAGGGGTTGTAATGTGAGAAGTATGGTCAACCGCCAAATTTTATGAACCGCGGGACCTGAGAAAACATTGAACTTCCAAGCAGCTTGTGACAGCAACCTGTAAAATCCTGCAAGACAGTGTTAGTGTTTCCACATACTATGTTACAGGATGTAAATCAGCGTGCTAATCTGCATTCCAGAGATATTCGGCTTTTCTTGACCCTGCGCactgtaaacttttgtggttgactgtatcTATGTGTTGAGAGGCCTTCTGAAATTAGCGAAACTTTCTGCGCCAGTCCTGAACAGTGCAGTTTGCTGTGCTATGAAAGTTAGAAATTGTTTGAGATGCACATGGCATTTATATGTTTTAGAGGTGCTAATCTAACAAGCTTTGTCCCACATTTGGTGAGAGACAGGGAAAATATTTACTGGAGCGCTAGTATTCGGAAGTTTGGGGAAGGATGTCTTGTATATCCACTTGTGCGCAGACATCTCAAGCACTTAGCAGCGTAAATTCTGAAATTAAAGTGTGTACCATGAAGTGATTCATTAACATGTTGAttagtatatatttttttgttatttagtAATTGGTCATTATCACACATTTATCTATGTTTACTGCCACTACCAATCCATTGTCACAGAAGGAAAAAATTCACGCAGGAACTCCTCTGGGAATTAgtctaagtatgcataagcattgttgcacttgctcatctccacgccgCCCGGTATCATTATCAGTGTTATGCAAATTGATCCGACTGCGCTGCGGCGACAAGAACGGCTGCAGGTTGCGGCGTAAGTTGAAGTGTCggcgcaagcaaactactgcaggtggtggCTCCAGGCATGCTGATGACGTATCACTCATTATGAGCTGTTGTTGTCTGTTTTTAGCACCTTATTCATCCGCGTCGAAGCGCTATCAACCATGACCAACCGTACTGTGGCATGACTTAAAAATGGTAACAGCACAAAtgcatgcatccacaaagtaacgaGGACGAAACACAAGTTAAAATTTTtaagtcaagtatgcaccaactcgcccagaaagaagttttaaggacgtactgcggcagcagcagctgtttGCGGTGTTCTCGTTGTTCAGGCGACTGCGTATGGCGCAGCTGCGCGAGATCTGCCTAGATGGGGACAGAGTGTGCCGGCTGCTGATCTCTTCATTTGCCCTGCGTTGTCGTCATTTATGAAGCAAGATGCCGGGGGCCCTGTTTTGAAAGGGatattgtcttacgtgacggatggacggacgggtttcctcattgggtaggcacagaaatgcttacgtgTCTAAAACCACATCAACTTCACTGCCCGTTCTGAAAAATTCTGACTGCTGACATTTgaaaagccctgtatattggcaTGCGTTCAAGCAGCAAATACGGAATATGCGCTTATACGTAGCCGTCTCGTTAGCAGTCGCagcttttattttttacttgcCGATTTGTTTTTCTTCTCGTAGGTCAATGATTCCCACCTCAAGTTTAACTTGGCTGAGGTGTTGACAAAGATGGAGGAGTTCAAGTCTGGAAAGACTGGTGAGGTGAGTTTCCTCCCCGCTGCTTCATTCTTCGCACTGTGTTTGAGCCATGTGCAAACGAGGCTTGCAGTAGTACTAAACTAGTGGAGTTCCTTCGTCACGCGTGTCGCAAAGTCGGTCTGGAGACTATTCAGACTGGCTTTAATTAAGAAATGACGTGTGTCCAATGCACTTAAAGGCACCAAGGGCGATGTTTCTTTTTGAGTGCAGAAGACGCTTGCGAGGCATCCGGCAAGGATGACTTTTTTTTGGCTGTTCCGACGAGGATGCAGCTTGTGGCATCGACTAGTGAGGTTTAGTAGCCAAGCTTACAGTAAATAAAGGTGTGTCATGTTAAACGTTCTTCTCAGTTTTTCCAAAAGGATATGGGTCGACCTGTGTGGGAACTGACTTTTTTTCTCGGGGAGTTCACCATATATTAGGGGTCGACCAattttgagtaaatacggtaagttcATGACGTTGCACTGACATACCTGTGCTGGAGTTCTGTCGCCAGATTCGAAATGTACAAGCTCGGCCTTAATTCTCTGTTATAGTAATCAACCCTCTACCGTGAAATTCGATGAAACTAGAGTTTTTAAAGAATGCTTTATCAGTCTAGACTTATCCAGCGCTTCAATTAAGGGTAATGCTAAAGTATTCACTTGCAGGTAGAAATGAGAAATTTAGACTTTCTCGAATCATTCTAGATGGAATGCGAAGTGTTCCACCTGTGCTACTGAAGACAGGAACCCCTGTTAGTGGGCCGACGGTCTCTTGGGGGATTTACACGTGGCTGAGCTTTCTTGCTTTCCCAGTGGGTTAGCTTGCTTTTCGGTTTTTGTGTGCACTTAATCGTGCGTTGATTTGTGTGCTGCCTGTGGTTGGCTTCTTGAAGGTGTTGACGCTCCTGAACAACGTGACTGATGAACTCAAGAAGCTTCAGGGATTCATCGGGACCCTTGAACAACTCAAGGTGAGTTCTTCATGAACACCACTGGCCACTGTCAAACAGGCCGGAGCTGAAAGCTTTAAACTGCGCGAGAAGGGCATAAAAGTGAAGTGTAAACGTGCTTTGTCATGCTCTTACCCGATGCCTCACTCGCTGTTGCTCCACATTTCTTAatccagaataattttttttttacatctcccAAAATACAAATTTCTTTAAATTCTTGATTGACTCATCATATTAAATGCCAGAAATACATTTAGGATAATTATACTTATTTTGGGAACATGCAAACAAATTTTTAGTGCTAGAAAAGGCTGCCTTCACTGCAGTGCTTGAGGTTGGCTTTTTCAACACGAATAAACTTATTTTAAAGTTAACGTCCAGAACACGACTTCCGTGCCCCTGCGAGAGTCGTGACGCAGCGGACTACCTGGTGCAATGAATAATTACCTGTTTCTGGCAGTTTCCTCGCGGAAAGATTCGACCACTACATGTGCAGCCCAACGACGGCAGTATTTTTTCTTGTTGTTAACCTGAACAAAATGCTTCTGTCGAGATTTTGAAACTGTTGCACTGCCATCTGTGACCAGAAAACTGAGACGTAGACCTCTGTATATGCCCACATTGTCCTTGGTGAGATAAATTTGCCTTTACCACGGACTAGCCTAGCTCTTCAGAAGTAGCTGGTGGGTAAGACACTTGGACGTGCCTAGCTCGTCTGGAAGAGGTCAAAGGTTAGTTAAGAGGCAGCATTGACctcgagcagctccgatttcttgTATTCAAAATGCGTGAAACACAGATGCGTTTTGATTAGACAACCAGTAGACCAATTTGAATTAAACATGCTGCACTTCTCTGTTCCTAAGCATCCACTCATATCTTAAAGGCAAAATTCTGTGCAGAGCCTGTGTTATATCTACAACATCTAAAGGTATGCTTTCTAAACTGTCCAAAGTTTAATTGCAGTAGGCCTTTAAACACCTAATCACACTTTTTCACGTCATTGATTCTAGTGTACTACAACAAAATTTGCGTGTGTGTGCTCTTGTTTGCAGGGGGTAGTGGTGCCATCCATTGGACGTGTGGAAAGCCTTCTAGCCATAAATGGCACAGACCTGAATGTGAGTAACATGCATGTTCAAAAAGCTGTGCGTTGCTATGGCATGTTAGGCACTCGCATGTTTGGCATTTCTTCATAGTAGATGTATTTTTCTGCCCCCTTTTCCATATTTTATCCTTTAATCATTTGGAGCCTGTTACATTGGTGAGACAGGCATCGCATTTATTTTCGCAGTTGGTCACCGACTGATAATTCAGTTGCTGAAAAGACTGCTTGAAAGATCGAATAATTAGGAGTTCGAAATATTGGATTCATCAGAAATGAACTAAGTAGCCAAAAAAAAATGCTCTCCATTACATCCTCGCATGGACATATGCTTGTATGCAACCTGGTCAGTCTATATTTTTACCATTGTCATGCTGTCACTACAAATAGATGAAAGTGCGGTCTATGTATGCACCGAATCTCCATCTGTGGACAATACACAGAGGTCATCAGCTGGGCTTCTATAGCCAGATGGTCACAAGATTCTTCGCAGCAATCGATGTCTGACGGCCTCCCTCAGTTAAACGCCACTCTTGTCAGCGCTGATAATGCAGGTTGAGTTGGTGCCATTTGAAGCTGCCTGTCGATCCTGAGCAACAAACATCCATAATAGCAATCGAAAGAAGTCACTCAGGagtgttttgttatttcactCGTGAAGCAACCAACACTCGACGTGCCAAACTGCACGCGACAAACCACAAATGCagcttaacactgttgcgcagagcaaCTAAGGGACAAGACTTGAGTGAGAAAACAACACACAATTAATCTTTTACTCAATTTTCATTTCACTGTTTTTTCATACCAATATACTCTTTATGGTCAGAAATAAATGTGAAGACGTTATAGTTTCGGTCTCTGTGAAAAACTGCAAAAATGCTCCCATTAATCAAGCACTAGGCCGATTTAAATTAATTTTATTCCATTTGTGAGAGAAAGCTAGACTTCATGTTGCTGTTCAGTGTTCATTTATATAGCTTGTCGAGGAAGTGAACTGGGTGCAGTCGTGTTATCACTTAATTTTGCTAGTTTCTCCTTCACATCGACGTGTGCCAGCTTGCCCAGTTGTCACTTGCTGGGAGCGGCAGGCGCCTGCAGCAAAATCACTTTCCACCTGTTTCAGGAGTACGCTTACAAGATAATCCAGGACGCCAAAAGCCAGCTGAAGCAGGACGTTGCGAGGACCATCGAGTCGGCGAGAAAATACAAGGACAAGTTTCTCGAAATGGTGAACGAGTACCTGAACCACACCAGGAGAGGGGTGCGTCTACATTCGCTTGGCGTTGCACGACGTTTTGCTACCGCAGAGCGACACCGGGCAGTAAAACTCTCTCGTTTGGCTCGGCTCCAGTTTGCCTCGTTGAAATTGTGGGAGATGtcctccgtactcttgggacaagggaacgacaacacagtagtgcaaacaatcacaagggcatttattgcacctttcatagatcaatgcccactagccgagttgctatccgcaaaacatgccgatgggcgcgcgacaaatctagaagtccgactcaccgcgaccggaagcgagcgaatatgttcgccccatgctggatcccaacgcctggtcgttcgcgtgtatagtcacgcgaatcgtggcgcgttcgagggcggccacgcgaggcggtctcgcagaagcatgggtcggcgcgcacacgggagacgtccccgccgtgcgccgatccgccgggaaagagggtcgctgcacgtgcggcacggcacgtccgtcccacttgctgtctcgaaccccacgagagagcgccttgtctttcccgcacCCACGTAACCGCGCAGCGtcgcgacactcgcgccatctctcgcaccatgCTTGTACCGCTCTGACCGCCgcggcgtcacgcaggccacgcggcgaagcgggattacaggagacgtgctatgcgggaaaaacatcaggggacgcgcgagagtcgcgcatccccacaaaataCAGTCACCCAGTGGATTGGCTCAGACGTCTGTGACGTTGGGTCGCTGTGcgcaaggtcgtaggttcgatcccAGCTTCAGCAGTCTCATTTTGATGGCAGGCAGAATGCAGAAACGCCCACGTATCGAGACTTAGGTGTGCGTTAAGGGAACCCGGGTGGCCAAAGTGAATCCTGCGCCCTTCACTACAGCGTACCTCGCATCTCGGTGCGCATTCTTGGAACGTGAAATCCCACAATTTAATTAAAACACAGCCGAACACTGTAGTGCGGCAAACAAGTATAACCAATTAGTGGATGTACGGAAGTGAGTAGAAAACGTTTATTTCCCATATCGCTTCTTAACAAATGTAGCAGCCGGGAACCTGGTGAGTAATAGACATCACTGTGGAGACGATCCTACAGGGTTTTTGGGGGAGCCTGGAAATGCTACTCGCTGCTCGCAAGTGATCTGATGAGCTGCGTCGGCTTGCGCTGTCATTCACGAATGTAAGCGGTGTATGAGCTTAGAGCAGCGGGAAGTCCAAGTAATGAAGGGCAGAGAAAGGCTTGTGTCCATAGACAAGATAAAAGGGTGAGTAGCCAGCAATCTCGTGCCCAGAAGAGTTGGGAAAGTAACATAAGGCAAAGTAATAGCTTCTCAGGCGCAGTGATTGGGGAGCGTACATTTACAGTATGCTTATGATGAATATCAAATATAAGGATGTTATAACGAATTGGGCCTGCTAGGTGTCTGAGATTTGTTCTGGGTGATTGCCAAGTATTCCAGGAGTTTGTTGATGACCTGGCTTGTCTTCTTAAGATTCGAATCATTAGGCGTGTTTCGATTGGACTTTCTGTTTCCATTTTGTTTGCCAGTTTATCTGTCGTTGGTCGTTCTGTCAGTTGACATCTTGTATATTTTACCACGTTTTGACATTTAGGTGGAAGAAAATGTTGGAGACTGCAGGGCTCTGTACGGAGTCTACAACGCTGCTGTGAGCTCCGTCTGCGACGATGTCCTTTTGCCACTGGTAAGGGACTTCTCGTTTGTAACACATAGCAGCATTTGTGTTCCTCTATTCTGTCATTTGCAGTTGCGTTTTTGCTGCGTTCATTTCAGTTTTAGTGCAAAATTTGGTTTTGTATGAACATGTAATCAGTACAATCTTAAGTGAGGTTGATTTGTAAGGAAAATAAATGCAGCAAAACTTTTTATGGAGAGGTAAATCAAATGATAGATCCACCTTTCTTcatggcttgttttttttttcctcctctgcCAATGACACGCACTTGTGTTCACATATTATCCCATTTGAATACTCTCCGTTATTGCACATTTTGGtaccacaatttctttttcctttccgcATTATTTCTTATTGATAGCCTACTCATTgcacttaagttttttttttttttataagtcaTATGAATCTCATAAATCGTGGCTTGGCTTTTTCAGAATGGCTACTGGTTCAGTGTTGCCGCATTCCTGGTTGTGGGCATTCCAGCCGTCATGTTTGCTCTGTGCCTAGCTTCGTTGTACGCCAGAGTGGACCCGGCAACCTTGTACCTGGACCCACTGAGTCCCGTAGACTCGTAAGTACCGTCTTGttccggtgtgtgtgtgtgtgtgctgcttgCGTAAAGCTTCCTGAAATCAGATGGTGTGTATTGCAATGATTTTATCTTTTATTTGCATTTTTGTCACGTGAGAATTGCACAGGCAATGACAGTGACATACAAGTTGCCTTTACGTCGCCGTGTAACGTATTGCAGAGCAGTTAAAGTGCatgtaatcttttttttctccgcttGTGTTTTGCAAAGTGTCATTTGCATTTCTTTTAATCAAAGAAAGTGTAATGATGAATACCACTGGGCATTCGGAGGAGCATGCGTATATCCTCAAGCAAGACCCCTGATGACGCTTGTATACAGCAGATACAAATGTGATCGAAGGAAACTAAATGGCGATTGACAGAGGTCACGTGATCGGCTGCAGCTGCTGACTAAAGAGGGACTTGTGACGACTGCTTGTTCATGCCAGTAAGCACTACCTGCCCGTAGCCACACACAAATGTCTCTCGATTGATGCCACTCACGTCGTCTCGCACCACCATCGTTATGTAACATGACCGTTCAGCGTGTCCCATTCTCGCGCCACTGGATGGTTCAGTAGCTTTGGGACTGCAGTCACGTGTCTGAAAAATCAGAAGCGGCTAATAACTGACCCAAGACGTTCGCTTTTCAACCAaagcgaccatttgtgactatttGCGACCAACTTAGTCGCGTGACCTCTGCGAGTTGCCCTTGTGAATGAGCCCCAAGTCGACAGTGCAGCACGGGAACACGGGTCTGCTGCAGAGTGACTTGATCCGCAACAGGGAAGTTAACTATGCCTTGTTTCATACATAGCAGCCAATGTTACAAAGGCTAGCGAGACTTCTGTCGCTGCGCGCATTCTCAATCAAAAAATAGTGTTCATGCATGAAAGGAAGACATACGCATTCACCATGTAATTCTGTGTAACATGCAAGCGTCATAATTTGATGTTAGAAAATGGAAGGCATCGCTAATTTGAACCTATTTCCCACCAAACGAGTGGAGCAACACGTTTCTGTGACCAGTGACCACGGTGCATTTCTTGCGCTCGAGACGAAAACATAGTATGCCGCAGGCAAATATTAATTAACGTGATTTGACGAGACCTGAAGTTCACAAGTTCTATAGCTGTACAGTCGATAACGAAAGCCCAATACGAGTAAATGCTTGCCCCAACAAAATGTTCTTTTATATTCAGCGAACGGCCATAGGATTCAATACATTTCATATCTCTCAACAAACCGTCACAAATCTGAAATCCTGCATCAACAATATTTCCCAACACATTAGACCCAATATCATTTTCTCCCCACCTGTGTGAAAAATCGTCACAGCACACTTAAGAGgccgccgccatgtttgtttacaaCAGCAGCAAAGGGCTGGAAGTGATCACTTGCGCCGGAAACGCATTATGTCTGCCATTTTATTTGTCGGTCAGCCGTTTCAAATGGCATGGGCGCATTGCCATTGACCTGATTGCTGTCAAAATCTTCACTGTGTGTAGCACGTAATCTGTGGCTCAGTGAAAGAAAGTgcaacaataacaaaaacatCAACTTGCCACCGTTGTGGGCTTGTTTGTGGGACGTGAGATGGTGGCCGTAGCGTGGGCTGTCAGGCCTTTGGCCTTGATTGACAGCTGGTGCCATATTGTGACCTCAGAAGTGATAGTCCGAGAATGCAcagaccccctccccccccctacgGGTGAGAAATCGGCACAACAGACTAGCGAAAAGTAGGATGAAAGAAAATGGTCTCGTCGCCATGGCAACTGGCGGGCTTATCGCTTGCATATCACGCACAGGACTGACGCAAATGTTTCTGTCTCGTCAGAGGCTGGGCGCTATTACACGATTGCTTGCGGGATGCATCTGAGTAGCGTACCGGAACTATGTCGCTTGAGTAGCTCCTGAAATATGGAATTCTTTTTCGCATGAAACCATGCTCGGACAATGAAGGTGCTAAGAAGGAACACAGTCACGTAATTTTATTTGTTGCATAAAGCAAGAGCGCATAGAAAACAACTCGAGAACATCGGACACTTTCCTAAAAAAGGCATCGACGCCTCTCGCGTGACGGACCTGTGATCGGAGAGTCATTTCATGGCACTGTTTTGAAATAGGGGACATCAGCAGGCCTTCCTGTAAGGTGCTCCGTACACGCCTAAAGAGTATATCTGCACTGTAGCCTGGATCAATCGCACACTACACGAGGTACAGCgtgtctacagtcgggcactccAGTCTGTTGCCTTCATGTGTTGTAAACTTGTGTGACTGTCTGGGCTGGTTGGCTGTAAAGCCAGGCTTGCAAGGCATTCAGTTTGGCAAGACGCCGACCGTCAAAGTCTGCTCGAAGCACACTGGAGAATCGGCATGATTTGTCGTAGCGGGAACAGTTGGCAGAGAACATGATTGACAGTGGACCAGCTATGGTACTCTGTGTCAACCCTTGGAAAACAAGTGCTCAACCACAGTGCAGTACCAACAAAGAAGGAATGTGTCAATGAAGAAACAATTGCAAAATGCATGCAGTCTTGGTAACGTTCCCAGTTTCAAGCATACCGACTTGCATGTTGACCTCTCAAATTTTCATGATGGGGGAGGGATTGGCTTCTATGTCCCTGTCGGCTAGGATTATAAATCTGTTTCTCTGTTCTTTTATCTGCTCAGGGAACACGTGTCTGGAGGCAGCTACATGGACAGTGACACTATCCCGCTTGCACGGTAAGCTGCGTGTCCACCCCTGGACTTGGCACTCCCAAGGAGGATTGTCCCTGCCCCTGCTTTTACTAACAGTTTCTAGCACCGTTTAAGGCTTACTGCCTCAACTGCGCCCGCACACTGCACGCAACTAGTCATTCTTTTGTTTCACTTGAATGTCTTTTCAACTTTATTGAGGTACTCTAGTCTCCCAGCACTGAGTACTTCTAGTTGTCTCCGACCCGCCAtggtggcgcagtggctttggtgttcCTCTGTTAAGtccgaggttgtgggttcaaatCCCGGCGGCGGCCGCCCCATTCctacgggggcgaaatgcaaaaacacctgcgtgcggggcattgggtgcacgttaaagaaccccaagtggcctAAATTAATACAGATATGGTGTGTCTTGTAAacggattgtggttttggcacataaaattccAGAATTTAATTATTATGCTAGTTGGTTCTGGTAGAACACTTGTTTGTTTCATGTATAGTCGACTGCCAATTATTTGGTCACCAATAATGCgaacatgctcgattattcaggCAGTCTCACGGCACCGCACCATATACTTAATG
This genomic window contains:
- the LOC135913718 gene encoding prominin-1-like isoform X3 → MLAAKMGPTIAFFAVALAAAALPIATSQNDSDNGCLSPVNINFTSVDPSSYDFQSLRVPEASGMDHLYSIVTHFASLVAKPGIPKELLEDDRLFKDPISIALTRWKEFPYVFMGLLILLAVGLFLALIVPFVGVLVLCCRCCCKRCGGAENVPEKKGDATKRGWRGVLLFILAVVLLFAVVCAFVTNAFVPAAVVKLPDSIDHSVHDVVVVVNRTKDDVDHLLVKNYAEFKFQFEQRLNVCTHQVGDDVSGIITRSPAFQLKHVADNVEKLSLEVDNITAVAKEAKDIMTNIEKSVENVKKLVEEASKKCKEKSGGSTCDDIEKNKKDLEFKFETVNLDKIQKAKDDIDNLEPAKLKSEVEKALDTEERRKDIMQKVNTATEEIRTKLNDVEKTLRDTSSKFDLQLISNPNVLDVTSIRDTFEEANKYVAYYGYVTLAIACVLAFVLACYVLGLTWGGCGSREGSCNRKTGGSCLTTGAVLFLLAFFVPMVLSTLILALGIMGQRGVCDIARDPGSEQSRSLIGQVAQAASKEVAQINATTIEEIIVRFSECRNKSYSLFQLLGKELVMNITRQAAGDQAGKGSVDWLWGEGDVAQIDIDQGIKDFEKTINDINVDNIVPKEVDDRIEQLRSFNINRRDLSDLKTKVNDSHLKFNLAEVLTKMEEFKSGKTGEVLTLLNNVTDELKKLQGFIGTLEQLKGVVVPSIGRVESLLAINGTDLNEYAYKIIQDAKSQLKQDVARTIESARKYKDKFLEMVNEYLNHTRRGVEENVGDCRALYGVYNAAVSSVCDDVLLPLNGYWFSVAAFLVVGIPAVMFALCLASLYARVDPATLYLDPLSPVDSEHVSGGSYMDSDTIPLARLKKLPQQNGRDNRGYDNHPYQL